The proteins below are encoded in one region of Colletotrichum lupini chromosome 5, complete sequence:
- a CDS encoding sugar porter family MFS transporter, translating into MADPKVSSPVPEDKETGIHHHTSITDDTNTATPNNHDAAHPEDLAAEAAQAASAEHKMSLLEAIRTYPKAIGWSVLLSSTLIMEGYDLALLSNLYSSAVFQRKYGTFVEAQNKHVISAAWQSGLSNGARAGEIFGLVIAGWTADRYGYRVTTMGFLVLMIAFIFVLFFAPNVQILVLGEVLCGIPWGAFQSVTPAYASEVAPVVLRPYLTTFINMCWVIGQFFSAAVNKGSYHHQDEWAYRIPFGVQWVWPIPILIGLFFAPESPWWYVRHNDKPAAKRALLRLTSRNQPNFNPDETIAMIEHTNELEKRAKEGVTYADCFKGVDLRRTEIVVGIWLVQTLGGQNLMGYFAYFLTQAGMDPGNSFSLSMGQYALGMVGTAGSWFLMSRIGRRTIHFSGLCAQFCLLLIVGCLSFSDSNASVWAIGAMLIVFTFVYDFTVGPVTYSLVSELSSTRLKNKTIVLARAGYNASNIFVNVMTNYQLSSTAWNWGARTALFWAGTCLLSSVWVYFRVPEPKGRTYAELDLLFEHKVSARKFAETKIDPYSHELNSEKKLAEEH; encoded by the exons ATGGCCGACCCAAAGGTCTCCTCCCCCGTCCCAGAGGACAAGGAAACAGGCATCCACCACCACACCTCAATCACAGACGACACCAACACCGCAACCCCCAACAACCACGATGCCGCGCACCCAGAAGACCTCGCCGCGGAGGCAGCCCAAGCCGCCTCCGCAGAACACAAAATGTCCCTCCTCGAAGCCATCCGCACCTACCCAAAAGCAATCGGCTGGTCCGTCCTCCTCTCCTCCACCCTCATCATGGAGGGCTACGACCTCGCCCTCCTCAGCAACCTCTACTCCTCGGCCGTCTTCCAGCGCAAGTACGGCACCTTTGTCGAGGCCCAGAACAAGCACGTCATCTCCGCCGCCTGGCAGTCCGGCCTCAGCAACGGCGCCCGCGCCGGCGAGATTTTCGGGCTTGTGATTGCCGGCTGGACGGCGGATCGGTACGGGTATCGGGTCACGACCATGGGGTTCTTGGTGTTGATGATTGCGTTCATCTTTGTGCTGTTCTTTGCGCCGAATGTGCAGATCTTGGTGCTTGGGGAGGTTCTCTGCG GAATCCCTTGGGGTGCTTTCCAGAGTGTCACGCCAGCATATGCCTCCGAGGTCGCTCCCGTCGTTCTCAGGCCGTATCTCACCACCTTCATCAACATGTGCTGG GTCATCGGACAATTCTTCTCCGCGGCCGTCAACAAGGGTTCCTACCACCACCAGGACGAATGGGCCTACAGAATCCCCTTTGGAGTCCAATGGGTCTGGCCCATCCCCATCCTCATCGGCCTCTTCTTCGCCCCTGA ATCCCCCTGGTGGTACGTCCGCCACAACGACAAACCAGCCGCCAAACGCGCCCTCCTCCGCCTCACCTCCCGCAACCAACCAAACTTCAACCCAGACGAGACGATCGCCATGATAGAACACACAAACGAGCTCGAGAAGCGCGCAAAGGAGGGCGTGACCTACGCAGACTGCTTCAAGGGCGTCGACCTCCGCCGCaccgaaatcgtcgtcggcATCTGGCTCGTCCAGACCCTCGGCGGGCAGAACCTCATGGGCTACTTTGCCTACTTCTTGACGCAGGCCGGCATGGACCCCGGAAACTCCTTCTCCCTGTCAATGGGCCAGTACGCCCTCGGCATGGTCGGCACCGCGGGCTCCTGGTTCCTCATGTCCCGCATCGGCCGGCGCACGATCCACTTCTCCGGCCTCTGCGCGCAATTCTGCCTTCTGCTGATCGTCGGCTGCCTCTCCTTCTCCGACAGCAACGCCTCCGTCTGGGCCATCGGCGCCATGCTCATCGTCTTCACGTTCGTCTACGACTTCACCGTCGGTCCCGTGACCTACTCCCTCGTCTCGGAGCTCTCCTCCACGCGTCTCAAGAACAAGACCATCGTCCTCGCGCGCGCGGGCTACAACGCCAGCAACATCTTTGTGAACGTCATGACGAATTACCAGCTCTCGTCGACGGCGTGGAACTGGGGCGCGCGCACGGCTCTGTTTTGGGCGGGCACGTGTCTGCTCTCGTCCGTGTGGGTGTATTTCCGCGTGCCGGAGCCAAAGGGGAGGACGTACGCCGAGCTGGACCTGTTGTTCGAGCACAAGGTTTCGGCGAGGAAGTTTGCCGAGACGAAGATTGATCCGTACTCGCATGAGCTCAACAGCGAGAAGAAGTTGGCCGAGGAGCATTAG
- a CDS encoding covalently-linked cell wall protein, with translation MGLRFLSWSASRGFVGSILAIYELATSLILLLPSRRATSWAFRAPVDFSVPPELSGDSILNLSENESVLLIHTSLANKMRSFAIIPAALATLAVAMPQAALKPSASPPAGCSTSYTGNFGLTVVELGKRSLDKRGSCTGTGSLDLTLKDGVLTDSQGRTGSIVANYQFQFDGPAQAGAIYTSGFSVCSNGSLALGGSTTFYRCLSGDFYNLYDRHWAEQCSPIHLSALPCGADAPVPSGQVVGTTMVVTTLVTVIGDGQPQVVPTTIPVPLCQIGDGQVQGHTTPCGELPPVTVTPSAPASQPPYTPPGTPVAPPATTAPVVPPVPTTKVPVPVPSVPSTPVNSTAVVTTPGTTATTPATTTTPAAPPVAAGQNLAPASFVALVATLMAVETDFVQEQRMDGFAAHLQLDVTGDKISAARTSAQTSGPNLQISGMRIPSLSTNISLYLTSTCTRTHVHLTRTQRGHTAMSEYWKSTPKYWCKHCSIFVRDTKLERQNHEATGKHQGALKRFLRDLHRGHEQEEREKDRAKREVERLKGISSGTPSSSSSFSRPGGSSSSGGPPSAEAQRKQQMEQLAEMGVSIPTEFRGDMAMAGEWTVTATKVVDDEEAARERNKPIEAKAVGVRKREQTEEEREEEEAVRGLFKRPKKWGSTRTMPADDEDLDALLSGNTLMRAVKKEEEVNKAEVDVKTEVKQEGEGEDAAGATSDAPAVKSEPVEDEAGKGLDVPALGEDGVKKEDEAAESTESAAPAVVFKKRKPKNMRQK, from the exons ATGGGACTCCGATTCCTCTCATGGAGCGCGTCTCGCGGTTTCGTTGGCTCTATTTTGGCGATCTATGAGCTTGCTACATCGCTcatccttcttcttccaTCACGGCGGGCGACGTCATGGGCTT TCAGAGCTCCCGTCGACTTTTCTGTCCCTCCTGAGCTGTCTGGTGACTC AATCCTCAACTTGAGCGAAAATGAATCAGTCTTGCTAATACATACATCTCTAGCCAACAAGATGCGCTCCTTCGCGATCATCCCCGCCGCTTTGGCTACCTTGGCCGTGGCCATGCCGCAGGCTGCTCTCAAGCCATCTGCGAGCCCCCCCGCCGGCTGCTCCACAAGCTACACTGGCAACTTCGGTCTGACCGTTGTCGAGCTCGGAAAGCGAAGCCTCGAT AAGCGTGGCTCCTGCACTGGAACTGGTTCTTTGGACCTCACCCTCAAGGACGGTGTCCTGACCGATTCCCAGGGCCGCACTGGCTCTATCGTCGCCAACTACCAATTCCAGTTTGACGGTCCCGCTCAAGCTGGCGCCATCTACACCTCTGGCTTCTCCGTCTGCTCCAACGGCTCCCTTGCCCTCGGAGGCTCCACCACCTTCTACAGATGCCTCTCTGGTGACTTCTACAACTTGTACGACCGTCACTGGGCTGAGCAGTGTTCTCCCATTCACCTCTCGGCTCTCCCCTGCGGCGCCGATGCTCCCGTTCCCTCTGGACAGGTTGTTGGTACCACCATGGTGGTGACCACTCTCGTCACGGTTATCGGCGACGGTCAGCCTCAGGTTGTCCCGACCACGATCCCCGTCCCTCTCTGCCAAATCGGCGATGGCCAGGTTCAGGGCCACACCACCCCCTGCGGCGAGCTGCCTCCTGTCACTGTGACGCCCTCTGCTCCCGCCAGCCAGCCCCCCTACACTCCCCCGGGAACCCCTGTTGCCCCTCCTGCAACCACCGCGCCGGTCGTCCCGCCGGTCCCCACCACGAAGGTGCCCGTTCCGGTTCCCTCGGTCCCGTCGACGCCCGTCAACAGCACGGCGGTCGTGACCACCCCTGGCACCACGGCTACCACGCCTGCGACCACGACCACACCGGCGGCTCCCCCCGTTGCTGCTGGCCAGAACCTGGCTCCGGCTTCGTTTGTCGCTCTCGTTGCCACTCTGATGGCAGTC GAAACGGACTTTGTACAAGAGCAGAGGATGGATGGGTTTGCAG CACATCTTCAGCT GGATGTGACTGGAGATAAGATAAGTGCTGCACGGACCTCAGCGCAGACATCTGGGCCGAACCTCCAAATTTCTGGCATGCGCATC CCATCTCTTTCGACCAACATCTCTCTCTACCTTACCTCGACCTGCACACGTACGCACGTACATCTGACACGTACGCAACGCGGCCATACAGCCATGTCAGAATACTGGAAATCGACACCAAAGTACTGGTGCAAGCACTGCAGCATCTTTGTCCGCGACACGAAGCTCGAGCGACAGAATCACGAGGCGACGGGCAAGCACCAGGGCGCGCTCAAGCGGTTCCTGCGCGACCTTCACCGCGGCCATGAACAAGAAGAGCGTGAAAAGGACAGGGCGAAGCGCGAGGTGGAGAGGTTGAAGGGGATATCGTCCGGCacgccatcatcatcatcatccttTTCAAGACCCGGTGGTTCGAGCAGCAGCGGCGGGCCGCCGTCGGCGGAGGCGCAGCGGAAACAGCAGATGGAACAGCTCGCCGAAATGGGCGTTTCGATACCGACGGAGTTTCGGGGCGATATGGCGATGGCGGGGGAGTGGACGGTCACTGCGACAAAGGTtgtcgacgacgaggaggcgGCGAGGGAGAGGAACAAGCCTATTGAGGCTAAGGCTGTTGGGGTGAGGAAGCGGGAGCAGACGGAGGAGGagagggaggaggaggaggctgtGAGGGGGTTGTTTAAGAGGCCTAAGAAGTGGGGGAGCACGAGGACGATGCCGGCTGACGACGAGGATCTTGATGCGTTGTTGAGTGGGAATACGCTGATGAGGGCTGtgaagaaggaggaagaggtGAACAAGGCTGAGGTGGATGTCAAGACTGAGGTGAAGCAGGAGGGTGAGGGGGAGGATGCGGCGGGAGCTACGTCTGATGCGCCGGCTGTTAAGAGTGAGCCGGTGGAGGACGAGGCTGGGAAGGGCTTGGACGTGCCGGCCTTGGGAGAGGACGGCGTCAAGAAGGAGGATGAGGCTGCGGAATCCACGGAGTCCGCGGCGCCGGCGGTAGTGTTCAAGAAGCGTAAGCCCAAGAACATGCGACAAAAATGA
- a CDS encoding alpha amylase: protein MGSLVWDDENRWVGKQPWWKDATFYQVYPASFKDSDGDGWGDLPGLIAEVDYLHELGVDVVWVSPIFESPQADMGYDVSDYQKIYAPYGTVDDVDTLLDECHKRGMKVILDLVVNHTSVEHAWFKQSRSSKENPKRDWYIWKPARYDANGVRHPPTNWRGYFAGPTWTWDEHSQEYYLHLYAPDQPDLNWDNEACREAIYEDTMRFWLERGVDGFRIDTVNKYSKRTDYVDAPVTDPTSPHQPAPEMWCNGPRIHEYIREMNRKALAPYNAVSVGELSLTPHPSQVIPYVSAAAKELDMVFEFSVIRLGNGNGFGAKYIYQPFPLSTLKKYTETWQSFIEGTDAWATAFCENHDNGRAVSRFGDDSTPELWLASAKTIALWQATMSGTLFLYQGQEIGMTNMPASWGIEEYKDIESSNFYSEALESGDAERIEKTMHGLRILARDHSRIPFQWDDSPNAGFAREGAKPWMRVHDEYKSINAAKQRGDPDSILSFYKRVLKLRKQHRDVFVFGSHRLIDPENEKTWVILKESPAPVSGKDGGVKRKALVVMNFSKEDGESAGDVAALLGCEAPEVRLLVGTRKGGELVKGVAPALKGWEARIYTNF from the coding sequence ATGGGATCCCTCGTCTGGGACGATGAGAACCGCTGGGTAGGCAAGCAGCCCTGGTGGAAAGACGCAACCTTTTACCAAGTCTACCCCGCCAGCTTCAAGGACTCGGACGGCGACGGCTGGGGCGATCTCCCCGGCCTCATAGCCGAGGTCGACTACCTCCACGAGCTCGGTGTCGACGTCGTCTGGGTCTCCCCCATCTTCGAGAGCCCCCAAGCCGACATGGGCTACGACGTCTCCGACTACCAAAAGATCTACGCACCCTACGGCACCGTTGACGACGTCGATACCCTGCTGGACGAGTGCCACAAGCGCGGCATGAAGGTCATTCTCGACCTCGTCGTCAACCACACCTCTGTCGAGCACGCCTGGTTCAAGCAATCACGCTCCTCCAAGGAAAACCCCAAACGCGACTGGTACATCTGGAAGCCCGCGCGCTACGACGCCAACGGCGTGCGGCACCCGCCGACAAATTGGCGCGGGTACTTCGCAGGCCCGACGTGGACCTGGGACGAGCACTCCCAGGAGTACTACCTCCATCTGTACGCCCCCGACCAGCCCGACCTGAACTGGGACAACGAGGCCTGCCGCGAGGCCATCTACGAGGACACGATGCGCTTCTGGCTCGAGCGCGGCGTCGACGGCTTCCGCATCGATACCGTGAACAAGTACTCCAAGCGCACAGACTACGTCGACGCCCCCGTCACCGACCCGACGTCGCCGCACCAGCCCGCGCCCGAGATGTGGTGTAATGGACCCCGCATCCACGAGTACATCCGTGAGATGAACCGCAAGGCCCTGGCGCCGTACAATGCCGTCTCCGTCGGCGAGCTATCCCTTACGCCGCACCCGTCACAGGTGATTCCTTACGTCTCAGCTGCGGCGAAGGAGCTGGACATGGTATTTGAGTTCTCCGTGATTCGGCTGGGTAACGGGAACGGGTTCGGCGCAAAGTATATTTACCAGCCGTTTCCGCTGTCGACGTTGAAAAAGTACACGGAGACGTGGCAGTCCTTCATCGAGGGGACGGATGCCTGGGCGACGGCGTTTTGCGAGAACCACGATAATGGGCGCGCGGTGTCGAGGTTTGGTGATGATTCGACGCCCGAGCTGTGGCTTGCTTCAGCCAAGACGATTGCGCTGTGGCAGGCGACCATGTCTGGGACGTTATTTCTGTACCAGGGCCAGGAGATTGGCATGACGAATATGCCGGCCAGTTGGGGGATAGAAGAGTACAAGGATATCGAGAGCAGTAACTTCTACTCGGAGGCGTTGGAGTCTGGGGATGCGGAGCGGATCGAGAAGACGATGCATGGCTTGCGCATCTTGGCGAGGGATCACTCGCGGATACCGTTCCAGTGGGATGATAGCCCCAACGCTGGTTTCGCGAGGGAGGGCGCGAAGCCGTGGATGAGGGTGCATGACGAGTACAAGTCTATCAATGCCGCGAAACAGCGCGGCGACCCGGACTCCATCCTGTCGTTCTACAAGAGGGTGCTGAAGCTGAGGAAGCAACACCGCGATGTGTTCGTCTTTGGGTCGCATCGGTTGATTGATCCGGAGAACGAGAAGACGTGGGTTATACTCAAGGAGAGTCCTGCGCCGGTGAGTGGAAAGGATGGCGGGGTGAAGAGGAAGGCGCTCGTGGTGATGAACTTTTCGAAAGAGGATGGGGAGAGTGCTGGGGATGTTGCGGCGTTGCTTGGGTGTGAGGCGCCTGAGGTGCGGTTGTTGGTTGGCACGAGGAAGGGTGGGGAGTTGGTGAAGGGGGTTGCGCCGGCGTTGAAGGGGTGGGAGGCGAGGATTTATACCAATTTTTGA